GTACGACGCTCCGCAACCGGGTGCACCGAGGGCACCGGACGAGCCGTCCGGGGCCGAGCCGCTCGGCCTGCTGCATCGGGAACGAAGCGGTGCTGAACACGTGCCCGTCGGCACAACGGACGACGGTGCGCTCCATCAAGTCCATGAGTCCCTTCCCCAAGAGCCCTGTCCGGCTGCTGACCACCGGACCACGAAAGCCACATTACGGGACGATCAGGACGACTCTCCAGGCGGCACTCCGACCCCGCCCAGCCCCACTTCCACCCCTCCACCGTACGCCCCAACTCCGGCCGCCCGCAGCCGGATCCCTCCCGGAAAACGCACGCGGACCCCAGGGCTTCATCGCCCGGGGCCCGGTATGAGGTAGAGTGACGGAGCGTTCCGACACCGGCTCTGACCGGCGTCTTTGCGGGTGTAGTTTAATGGTAGAACATCAGCTTCCCAAGCTGAGAGCGCGAGTTCGATTCTCGTCACCCGCTCCATATGAAACCCCCAGGTCGATGACCCGGGGGTTCTTTGTTGTCTAGACCGGCAGACGGGGCGCGCACCACATCCGCACCATAAGGGCGTGACTAGCTGCCCGTGGGCTTCTCGTTGTGGTGCGCGGGGTCGTGGTTCTTGCCCTTGGGGTGCTTCGCACGCTCGGCGCGAACCAGGTCGTCAAGGCCGGCCGCTAGGTCGCGCTGACGCTCCTCGTCGGAGTGCTGATAGATCAGCGCGGCCTTCTCCGAGGACTGACCGGCCCGGACCATCGTGTCCTTGAGGGTGGCACCCGAGCGGGTCGAGAGCGTGTGTCCGGTGTGGCGGAGGTCGTAGAAGCGGAAGCCGTCCGGGAGCCCGGCGGCGACGCGAGCCCGCCGCCACTTCCGGCCGAACGAGGTGCGCCGGAAGGGGGCGCCCTTCTCACCCACGAAGACCAACCCTTCGGGCCCCTTCTCGGCGAACCATGCCAGGTGCTGCCGTACCTCCTTGTGGAGGAAACCCGGAAGGAGGACGGCCCGGACACCCGCGTCGGACTTGGTCTCGCCGGGGGCGCGCTTGCCGTTCGTCCGCTCCGGTTCGGCGACGCGGACACGGATCACCATGTGGTCGAGGTCGACATCCCGCCGACGGAGGCCGGCCAGCTCCTCCGGACGCATCGGACCGTACGCGCCGAGGTAGACCATGAGCCGCCAGCGGATACCGATCGCGTCGGCGAGGGCGTCCACCTGTGC
This Streptomyces sp. NBC_00377 DNA region includes the following protein-coding sequences:
- a CDS encoding tyrosine-type recombinase/integrase — protein: MANRKGRRRRFGAVRQYRSGKWTASYLGPDGERIRADETFVTKKDAEIWLSQVEADLSRGDWRAPDAGSVNFRVYAEKWVEERELAVRTEDLYRHLLRLHILPSFGTLDLDEITAPCVREWRAERLRTTKAKTTVAKAYRLLKGVLETAVDDDLISRNPCRIKGAGKESAAERRIATVAQVDALADAIGIRWRLMVYLGAYGPMRPEELAGLRRRDVDLDHMVIRVRVAEPERTNGKRAPGETKSDAGVRAVLLPGFLHKEVRQHLAWFAEKGPEGLVFVGEKGAPFRRTSFGRKWRRARVAAGLPDGFRFYDLRHTGHTLSTRSGATLKDTMVRAGQSSEKAALIYQHSDEERQRDLAAGLDDLVRAERAKHPKGKNHDPAHHNEKPTGS